From the genome of Polyangiaceae bacterium, one region includes:
- a CDS encoding N-acetylmuramoyl-L-alanine amidase, with protein sequence MTTTTLAPNAKTGGLLLKAFQNGETEEIRWVEVTLGDLIITVASDALKAPLNDRGFVRLPVTYKETIEICRDLECIAPTQAMCDAMFAQAKSQTLAVPLVIRASDSAKMPTVEFVLKFHDGVEKQLAGVGQEDRGLICGAWKYWLLHPRLNVLGAVNYGFWKSKKPPSVYQTPGARHDPAHYDYSQLLQPVQRKARRVSTGEEVDLLEYVAQKEKIPAKYLDVYQPTLRTFSSVEDNAEPLKPVDVLALLEMEGLDVVAEKGWDTRGRSGFTPEGIMVHHTAGPKTGDAPCLSICVNGRPDLSGPLCHILLSRSGKVHLIAANIANHAGKGARQVLDLVRKDEPVTKNARDNRYVDSIGGNQFFYGIEVENAGVAGDPYPPAQLEALARICAIICNAHSWSANRVIHHRQWTSRKIDMSWRGDLPGMVAQYMDSLVISFSTGEDPTEPMWEDDHDGVAMHDCGDADEGPASMSV encoded by the coding sequence ATGACGACGACGACACTGGCCCCCAATGCCAAGACCGGAGGGCTATTGCTCAAGGCCTTTCAGAACGGGGAGACCGAAGAGATTCGCTGGGTCGAGGTCACACTCGGGGATCTCATCATCACGGTCGCTTCCGATGCCTTGAAGGCTCCGCTCAACGACCGCGGTTTCGTGCGTTTGCCCGTGACGTACAAGGAGACGATCGAGATTTGCCGGGACCTCGAATGCATCGCCCCGACGCAGGCGATGTGTGACGCGATGTTTGCGCAGGCGAAATCGCAGACCTTGGCTGTTCCGCTGGTCATCAGGGCTTCTGATTCCGCAAAGATGCCAACGGTCGAATTCGTATTGAAGTTTCACGATGGGGTGGAAAAACAGCTCGCCGGGGTTGGCCAAGAAGATCGAGGGCTCATTTGTGGTGCTTGGAAATATTGGCTCCTTCATCCGCGGTTGAATGTCCTCGGCGCAGTCAATTATGGGTTTTGGAAGAGCAAGAAGCCACCGTCGGTCTACCAGACGCCCGGAGCTCGACATGATCCCGCGCATTACGATTATTCTCAATTGCTCCAGCCGGTGCAGCGCAAGGCGCGCCGGGTGTCCACGGGAGAAGAAGTCGATTTGCTCGAATACGTCGCGCAAAAGGAGAAGATTCCGGCGAAGTATTTGGACGTCTACCAGCCGACTTTGCGGACGTTCAGCAGCGTCGAAGACAATGCCGAGCCTTTGAAACCCGTCGACGTTTTGGCGCTGCTCGAAATGGAGGGGCTCGACGTGGTGGCCGAGAAAGGTTGGGACACGCGAGGCCGATCGGGTTTTACGCCCGAGGGGATCATGGTGCATCACACGGCTGGGCCGAAAACGGGCGACGCGCCGTGCCTATCGATATGTGTTAACGGGCGTCCGGATCTTTCGGGACCGCTTTGCCACATTTTGCTTTCGCGAAGTGGTAAGGTGCACTTGATTGCGGCGAACATTGCGAACCATGCGGGCAAAGGCGCGCGGCAAGTTTTGGATTTGGTACGTAAAGACGAACCCGTCACGAAAAACGCGAGGGACAACAGGTACGTCGATTCGATTGGCGGCAACCAATTCTTTTACGGCATCGAAGTCGAAAATGCGGGCGTTGCAGGAGACCCCTACCCGCCCGCTCAGCTCGAAGCCTTGGCGCGCATTTGCGCGATCATCTGCAATGCGCATAGCTGGAGTGCCAATCGGGTGATCCATCATCGTCAATGGACGAGCCGCAAGATCGACATGAGTTGGCGTGGAGATTTGCCGGGCATGGTCGCGCAATACATGGATTCGCTCGTCATCTCGTTTAGCACGGGCGAGGATCCCACCGAGCCGATGTGGGAGGACGATCACGACGGCGTGGCGATGCACGACTGCGGCGACGCGGACGAAGGCCCTGCGAGCATGTCGGTGTAA
- a CDS encoding protein kinase produces MLSGELIDDRFELQACAGVGGMGSVYRALDRVTNQLVALKVLNEESEKTTMRFTKEAQVLAALEHPHIVRYVAHGFAASGEPYLAMEWLEGEELEARLHRERLGVAAAIDLGLRVARALAVAHMQGVVHRDIKPSNIFLVQSDIERVKVLDFGLARLRGKTVLTQTGSIIGTPGYMSPEQARGERGRIDARADVFSLACVLYECVTGQPAFMGAHVMAVLAKVLLEEAPSARTLCPEIPKEFDKLLGRMLSKNPAMRPADGREVAEALERIAQQYRSDTNQDGPPSLSMTSDESRLVSLVTVLPLPMLPDAEPASLRPHDVFELVRRTLKPFKAAVEPFGTGGVVAVFDGVGNAGDQVAVAARSAVRIKDVVTSHVVAVFAGRSTAANPLAVGELVDRMMTFAQSVSTVSVLRRWNGGILIDDTTRSLLGSRFLVGESSGFWILQRERAHDYLKRSVLGRPVPCVGRERDLRSMLDYIDGAFEQPSARAILMVGPPGIGKSRLRLEILDRVRESVRDIFVISGRGDWLGLGSVFGLVGGALRAALSLDAVKTEAQQRDLLVEASSICGEADRIRVAAFLGEMLGIPFPDDAHPRLFEARANASIMADAIQEAFVDFMRAKAMMSPVLLVLEDLHWGDMPSTRLVDAVLREIGHLPIVVLGLGRPEVHEAFPSLWQGRAVQSVRLGRLSKKAAEAMIGAILGDSIDRAHIDAIVERADGNAFFIEELSRAVASGRAETLPETVAGMVETRIMSLPPALRLALRAASIFGRTFRPDGAAALIDQTLRNGAAGIIFDELVDREFLERKSSSRQFGPDELAFRQALIQQAAYGMLTERDRTIGHKLAAEWLESMGEPDPMTLAEHFARGGEPARAVGYYLGAARQALHGGDDRAALERVKRALVCGAEGETQAALLAIQYEALRSANPNAILSHAEALFAADRMQEAKAVLGYLLSDLLAQAQAIKDPESRRFFWQNVPMRARAFELAKLWGLERA; encoded by the coding sequence ATGCTCTCGGGTGAACTCATCGATGATCGGTTCGAGCTCCAAGCATGCGCTGGTGTCGGCGGCATGGGCAGCGTGTATCGGGCGCTCGATCGCGTGACGAATCAGCTCGTGGCGCTGAAGGTGCTGAACGAGGAATCTGAAAAGACGACGATGCGGTTCACCAAGGAAGCGCAGGTGCTTGCTGCGCTCGAGCATCCGCATATCGTGCGCTACGTCGCGCATGGGTTTGCCGCATCGGGTGAGCCGTATCTGGCGATGGAGTGGCTCGAAGGCGAGGAGCTCGAAGCGCGTTTGCATCGCGAGCGTCTTGGTGTTGCGGCAGCCATCGACCTCGGGCTTCGCGTGGCCCGAGCGCTTGCGGTGGCGCATATGCAAGGTGTCGTGCACCGTGACATCAAGCCGAGCAATATCTTTTTGGTGCAATCGGACATTGAACGAGTCAAGGTTTTGGACTTTGGTCTCGCGCGTCTACGTGGCAAAACCGTATTGACTCAAACAGGCAGCATCATCGGCACGCCCGGGTATATGTCGCCCGAGCAGGCGCGTGGCGAGCGAGGTCGAATCGATGCGCGTGCCGATGTGTTTTCCTTGGCGTGCGTGCTTTATGAATGCGTCACCGGTCAGCCTGCATTCATGGGTGCGCATGTCATGGCGGTGCTGGCCAAGGTGCTCCTCGAAGAAGCCCCGAGCGCTCGGACGCTGTGCCCGGAAATTCCCAAAGAATTCGATAAGTTGCTCGGGCGGATGTTGTCCAAGAACCCGGCCATGCGACCGGCGGATGGGCGCGAAGTTGCCGAAGCGCTGGAGCGAATTGCGCAACAATATCGTAGCGATACGAATCAAGATGGTCCGCCGTCGCTTTCGATGACGAGCGACGAGAGCCGTCTCGTATCATTGGTGACGGTATTGCCATTGCCGATGCTTCCGGATGCCGAACCAGCATCCTTGCGACCTCACGACGTATTCGAATTGGTGCGGCGCACATTGAAGCCATTCAAAGCAGCCGTCGAGCCTTTTGGCACGGGTGGCGTCGTGGCCGTGTTCGACGGAGTGGGCAATGCCGGCGATCAAGTGGCCGTGGCCGCGCGCTCGGCAGTACGAATCAAGGACGTCGTGACGTCCCATGTCGTGGCCGTTTTTGCCGGACGCAGTACGGCTGCGAATCCCTTGGCCGTGGGAGAGCTCGTCGATCGCATGATGACGTTTGCGCAATCCGTATCGACGGTCAGCGTCTTGCGACGATGGAACGGTGGCATTTTGATTGACGACACGACTCGATCGCTGCTCGGGTCGCGGTTTCTCGTGGGAGAGAGTTCGGGTTTTTGGATTTTGCAGCGCGAACGCGCGCACGATTACCTGAAGCGAAGCGTGCTGGGGCGACCTGTGCCGTGCGTGGGGCGCGAGCGAGACTTGCGGTCGATGCTCGATTACATCGATGGGGCATTCGAGCAACCTTCGGCGCGCGCCATTTTGATGGTGGGGCCGCCGGGCATTGGAAAGTCGCGCTTGCGCCTCGAGATTTTGGATCGCGTGCGCGAGAGCGTCCGCGATATTTTCGTGATTTCGGGTCGAGGTGATTGGTTGGGATTGGGATCGGTGTTTGGTCTCGTGGGTGGAGCACTCCGCGCCGCGCTGAGCTTGGATGCCGTCAAGACCGAAGCACAACAGCGAGACCTGCTCGTCGAAGCGTCGAGCATTTGCGGCGAAGCGGACCGTATTCGTGTCGCCGCCTTTTTGGGTGAAATGCTGGGAATTCCATTTCCTGACGATGCTCACCCGCGGCTTTTCGAGGCTCGCGCGAATGCCTCCATCATGGCCGACGCCATTCAAGAAGCATTCGTCGATTTCATGCGGGCCAAAGCCATGATGTCGCCGGTGCTCTTGGTGCTCGAAGACTTGCATTGGGGAGACATGCCTTCGACGAGGCTCGTCGACGCGGTGTTGCGCGAGATCGGCCATTTGCCCATCGTGGTATTGGGTCTCGGTCGTCCCGAGGTGCACGAGGCATTCCCGAGCTTGTGGCAAGGGCGTGCGGTGCAATCGGTTCGCCTCGGGAGGCTCTCCAAAAAAGCGGCCGAAGCCATGATTGGCGCAATCTTGGGCGACTCCATCGATCGGGCCCATATCGATGCCATCGTGGAACGCGCGGATGGGAATGCGTTCTTCATTGAAGAATTATCGCGCGCCGTTGCCAGTGGTCGCGCCGAAACATTGCCGGAGACCGTCGCGGGCATGGTTGAAACGAGGATCATGTCGCTGCCTCCGGCGTTACGGCTCGCGCTCCGAGCTGCCAGTATTTTCGGGCGCACGTTCCGGCCCGATGGTGCCGCCGCATTGATTGATCAAACGCTTCGCAATGGTGCGGCGGGAATCATTTTCGACGAGCTCGTCGATCGCGAATTTCTCGAACGAAAATCGAGCAGCCGGCAATTCGGCCCGGACGAGCTTGCATTTCGTCAAGCATTGATTCAGCAAGCAGCCTACGGAATGCTGACCGAGCGCGATCGGACGATCGGACACAAGCTTGCTGCGGAATGGCTGGAGTCGATGGGGGAGCCGGATCCCATGACATTGGCCGAACACTTTGCGCGCGGTGGCGAGCCTGCGCGCGCAGTGGGGTATTATCTGGGCGCTGCACGTCAAGCGCTCCATGGTGGCGATGATCGCGCGGCGCTCGAACGCGTCAAGCGAGCTCTGGTGTGCGGTGCGGAAGGTGAAACGCAAGCTGCCTTGCTCGCCATTCAATACGAAGCTTTGCGATCGGCGAACCCGAATGCGATATTGAGCCACGCCGAAGCGCTGTTTGCGGCGGATCGAATGCAGGAAGCGAAGGCGGTATTGGGCTACCTGCTCTCGGACCTCCTGGCCCAGGCACAGGCGATCAAGGACCCCGAGTCGCGGCGGTTCTTTTGGCAAAACGTGCCGATGCGTGCGCGGGCTTTCGAACTGGCCAAGTTGTGGGGACTCGAGCGAGCCTGA